The sequence CGCCCAGTACGTCTGACTGAAGCGCGGAGGCGCGATGCCCGCGGTGAAGCCGGTGGCCGGGTCATCGTCCTGGATGAAGGAGGGGTAGAAGGTGACGGGGAGGTGCCCCTGGGCCTCGAGCCCTGTCACGAGCGCGTCCCGGAGCTTCAGGCCGAGGGCGCGCATTGGCTCGGGGCCGCCGTAGAGGGGCTCCATGGTGAGCGAGACGTCGTGCTCGAACTTGGCGCCGTCGGTGACGTGGAGGTCCAGGTAGAAGAGGGGGTTCCACGCGTGAAGGAAGGTGAGCAGGGCCACCGTCTCCGGGGCGTCCGCCTTCACATAGTCGCGGTTGAGGTTGAGGTTCTGGGCGGTGACGCGCCAGCCCATCTCCTCGGGGCCCACCTGGTTGGGGCGGTTGTTGGGGCCGAAGCGCTCGTGGCCGTCGATGTTGAAGACGGGGACGAACACCGCCGTCACCTGCCCGAGCACGCCCGGCAGCGCCTTGCCCGCGAGCACGTCCCGGAGCAGCCAGAAGCCCGCGTCCTTGCCGTCAATCTCTCCGGAGTGGATGCCGCCCTGGAAGAGGACGACGGGGCGGTTCTTCTTGGCGTTGGCGGCGGGGGTGAGGGTGCCGTCCGCGCTGGCCACGAGCGCGAGCATGGGGCGGCCCTCGGGGGTGGTGCCGAACGTCTCACAGCGCACCTTGCCGGGGAAGGCCTTGGGGAAGTCGCGGCAGAGGGTTTCCACCTCCGCGTAGCGGCCGGTGCGCGTCCAGCCGGAGCGCTCGGCGGTGGTAGTGAGCGGAGCCTGCGTGAGGAGGACAGCGAGGAAGGCGGGCAGGAGCATGAGCCCCCGCAAACCACACCCTCCGGCCCGGCTCAACCCTGTTGCACGTGGAGGCTCTGGCCCACGGCGAGCACGTGGAGCTTCTCGCGCGGCCAGTGGCGCCGGCTCCACTCGGCGTCCAGGCGCTGGGGCGGCTCGTCGAGCGGCTCGTCGGTGAGCTTGAAGGTGCCCCAGTGCATGGCCAGGAAGCGCGAGGCGCCCAGGTCCTCGAAGGCCTGCACGGCCTCCTCGGGGTTCATGTGCTGCTTGCTCATGAACCACGCCGGGTCATACGCGCCAATGGGGAGCATGGCCGCGTCGATGCCCGGGTGGCGGCGGCCAATCTCCTTGAAGCCCTCGAAGTAGGCGGTGTCGCCGGAGTGGTAGAGGCGAGCGCTGGAGCCCTCAATCACGAAGCCGCCCCAGAGCATCTCGTTGGGGCCCGCGAGCGCGCGGCGGCTCCAGTGCTGCGAGGGGACATAGTGGACGGTGACGGGGCCGACCTTCGTGGAGCCCCACCAGTCCAGCTCGGTGCAGCCCAGCCGTGAGCCTTTGAAGACGGGCATTTGGCCGAGGCCGGTGACGATGGGGGCGCCCACGTCCTTGAGCGAGGGCAGGTCCAGGTGGTCGTAGTGGTTGTGCGAGACGAGGCTGGCGGTGATGGGGGGCAGCTTCTCGGTGGGGACACCGGTGGGGACGTTGCGGCGGATGACGACGTTGATGGCGTCGCGCAGCACGGGGTCGATGAGGAGGGAGATGCCGTCGAGCTGCACGAGCCAGCTGGCATGGCCGAGCCACGTGAGGCGCGCGCCCTGGCCGGGGGCGGGTGGAGTGGCGAGGGCAGCGAGATCCGGCTCGACGCGGGGGACGGGAGCGCGGGAGGGGGACTTGCGGCGGAGGCCTCGGAGCTTGTCACCCACGGCCCACTTGAAGACGGTGTCGAAGCCATGGGGCCCACTGCCGTCGAGGTTCTTGAAGCGCAGCGCCATGGGGGGAACATTAGGCTCGCGAGCACCCACGATCCAGGAGCCCGGCGTGAACCCAGCGGAGAAGCGTTCAGAGTTTCCCAAGGGGCTGCAGCTGTTGCTGGCGGACTGCGATCTGGCGTGGCCGCTTGCGTTCCTGAGTGCGGACAGTCCCTGGAGCAGCCGGGCCTCCCGCATCCTGTCGGTGCTGGCGTAGCTACGGCGGTCTGCTGACTCCTGACGCCGGATATGCTCGTCATCCCATGACAAGACTCCGATGGCGCTGGATATGCCTGTGGCTGCTGGGGGCGTTGGTGGCTTGCGCCACGACGCAGCCGTCGGAACTGGAGCGTGCTCCCGATACGGATGAAGGGAACGCTCTCTCGTTTGAGGAAGCATGCGCGCAAGAGAGCAGCCTGCTGGCGATGTGCGATGGAAGCCAGTGCGGGCTGTTTCGCTGCCAGGAAGTCATGGAGCACGTTTCTTCGGGAATCGTGGTGCCCACGAGAGGTGGGCCGCTACTGCTCCCGAGGAGTCCAGTAAGCACGCAGCGTTACTGGGGAAGTGCGCAGGAGCCTCCTCGGGATTCTCGGCCGGTCTTCATCATCCCCTGGCGCCACAAGCCTCCATTGCTGCCCAGCCAGAAGGCGCTGCTGGAGGAAGCGGCCAAGGAACGAAGCAAGCCCCATGAGAAGCACCACATCTTTCCTCAGGCCTTCCGGGAGTGGTTTGGCAAGCAGGGCATCGCCGTCGACGCGTACGTGATACCGCTCAAGGTGGAGAAGCACCGGAGCATTCACCGAGGAGAACGCGGGGGGCCGTGGAACGAAGCGTGGAGACAGTTCATCAACGCCCGTCTGCAGGGGGCCCCGAAGGAGGAGATCTACCGGCATGCAGGCCAGCTCATCTACGAGTTCGAGCTGTTTGGGCCTGTGATGCCCTACTGGAAGCAGCCGCCATCGCTTCCCACGGAGTACTGAGGGGCCATGCGCTTCTATTGGTTACAGGACGTCGCGAGCCGCCGGTACTCCGCCACGCACACCGATGGGCACAAGTGGTGCCTGCCCGGCGCATCCTGTCCGGTGTGCCAGCGTTCCGGGGGCACCTCCGCGAGCGCCTTTCCCTCGGTGGATCTGTCTCACTTGCCGCCTCGGGAGCAGAAGAAGTATTCGGCGCGGCTGGAGGA comes from Hyalangium minutum and encodes:
- a CDS encoding TIGR02269 family lipoprotein; translation: MTRLRWRWICLWLLGALVACATTQPSELERAPDTDEGNALSFEEACAQESSLLAMCDGSQCGLFRCQEVMEHVSSGIVVPTRGGPLLLPRSPVSTQRYWGSAQEPPRDSRPVFIIPWRHKPPLLPSQKALLEEAAKERSKPHEKHHIFPQAFREWFGKQGIAVDAYVIPLKVEKHRSIHRGERGGPWNEAWRQFINARLQGAPKEEIYRHAGQLIYEFELFGPVMPYWKQPPSLPTEY
- a CDS encoding MBL fold metallo-hydrolase, which gives rise to MALRFKNLDGSGPHGFDTVFKWAVGDKLRGLRRKSPSRAPVPRVEPDLAALATPPAPGQGARLTWLGHASWLVQLDGISLLIDPVLRDAINVVIRRNVPTGVPTEKLPPITASLVSHNHYDHLDLPSLKDVGAPIVTGLGQMPVFKGSRLGCTELDWWGSTKVGPVTVHYVPSQHWSRRALAGPNEMLWGGFVIEGSSARLYHSGDTAYFEGFKEIGRRHPGIDAAMLPIGAYDPAWFMSKQHMNPEEAVQAFEDLGASRFLAMHWGTFKLTDEPLDEPPQRLDAEWSRRHWPREKLHVLAVGQSLHVQQG